A section of the Phaseolus vulgaris cultivar G19833 chromosome 8, P. vulgaris v2.0, whole genome shotgun sequence genome encodes:
- the LOC137827102 gene encoding uncharacterized protein produces MEAIYLRWVNGWSWLKKPKVQRLVCLASSVVGLICYALSSTFNRLLGNWSWWKMLLYIVFSFIIFLAVWFAPPRSSSTSHRLKAHLAFFVLIITSVYSFWFDNVVKGKPDAYSLISCAAFATMSLGLSNLTQLGFQIDLLYFFCGSLTVQLMKIKLWLVIVGGGFSYSLLQLRYYPRDTQGQNLQRQVPNQVTIQVDDLESHMSQEADADVDSILGTSPEDGDLLMQSNSHRQDDDLIIKQQLMNCIKELEKENQMVVPMVCSHVEK; encoded by the coding sequence ATGGAGGCTATTTATTTGAGGTGGGTGAATGGCTGGAGTTGGCTGAAGAAACCAAAGGTACAGAGACTTGTATGTCTTGCTTCATCTGTTGTTGGACTTATTTGTTATGCACTCAGTTCCACTTTCAACCGTTTACTGGGAAACTGGAGCTGGTGGAAGATGCTTCTTTACATTGTTTTCAGTTTCATCATTTTCCTTGCCGTCTGGTTCGCACCGCCAAGGTCCAGCTCCACCTCTCACCGGCTGAAAGCTCATTTAGCATTTTTTGTTCTAATAATCACTTCTGTTTATTCCTTTTGGTTTGATAACGTGGTGAAGGGTAAACCAGATGCATACAGCCTTATCTCTTGTGCTGCTTTTGCTACCATGTCGCTTGGCTTGTCAAATCTGACTCAACTTGGATTCCAGATTGATCTACTATATTTCTTCTGTGGAAGTCTAACAGTACAACTCATGAAGATCAAATTGTGGTTAGTCATTGTTGGAGGGGGCTTCAGTTATTCCCTCCTCCAGCTTCGTTACTATCCCCGCGACACACAAGGGCAGAATCTTCAGCGCCAGGTCCCAAATCAAGTAACCATTCAAGTAGATGATTTAGAGAGTCATATGTCACAAGAAGCTGATGCTGATGTTGATAGTATTCTAGGTACCTCACCAGAAGATGGGGATCTACTCATGCAAAGCAATTCACATCGACAAGATGATGATCTTATCATCAAACAACAGCtcatgaattgtataaaggagCTTGAGAAGGAGAATCAGATGGTTGTTCCCATGGTTTGTAGTCACGTGGAGAAATAA
- the LOC137826568 gene encoding protein CHLOROPLAST IMPORT APPARATUS 2 isoform X1, whose product MGCTSLLRSPKKEEQEVPDAFTSLLPNSNQSYTYEDFNILEELEGVFNSKEEQELLQQNSSSGELHWDFMEWEELAPFGEEGEDENEGKEQVTESMSQYPFEEQQIKRENIVGFWEMDDEKMLSLNLNLNYQEVLDAWSNRGSLWADECSLSLATNNSCYNGEVPVLEEERARREASVLRYKEKRQNRLFSKKIRYQVRKLNADKRPRIKGRFVKRH is encoded by the exons ATGGGATGCACTTCACTACTGAGAAGCCCCAAGAAGGAAGAACAAGAGGTACCAGATGCTTTCACCTCCTTGTTACCAAATTCTAACCAATCTTACACCTATGAAGATTTCAATATTTTGGAGGAACTGGAAGGGGTCTTCAACTCCAAGGAGGAACAAGAGTTGCTGCAACAGAACTCTTCAAGTGGGGAACTTCATTGGGATTTCATGGAATGGGAGGAATTGGCCCCCTTTGGAGAGGAAGGAGAAGATGAAAACGAAGGGAAAGAACAGGTGACAGAGAGCATGAGCCAGTACCCTTTTGAGGAGCAGCAGATAAAGAGAGAAAACATAGTTGGGTTCTGGGAAATGGATGATGAGAAGATGCTGTCTTTGAACTTGAACTTGAACTATCAAGAGGTTTTGGATGCATGGTCTAACCGAGGCTCTCTCTGGGCTGATGAATGCTCTCTTTCATTGGCCACCAATAATAGCTGCTAT AATGGAGAAGTGCCAGTGTTGGAAGAAGAGAGAGCAAGAAGAGAAGCAAGTGTTCTTAGATACAAAGAGAAGCGTCAGAACAGATTGTTCTCAAAGAAGATAAGATACCAAGTTCGGAAACTAAACGCTGATAAAAGACCAAGAATCAAG GGTCGCTTTGTGAAGAGACACTGA
- the LOC137824266 gene encoding UDP-glycosyltransferase 87A1-like isoform X2: MAHLVEQPPTMACHVVAVPYPGRGHVNPMMNLCKLLLSKNSQILVTFVVTEEWLGFIDSDTKPDNIRFATIPNVIPSEEGRAKDFVTFLEAVMTKMEAPFEDFLNRLHLPPTVIIYDTFLYWVVRVANARNIPVASFWPMSASFFAVLKHYHLLRRNGHYPVNVSDGEKRVDYIPGNSSIRLADFPLSDESWRSRRLLELALNVIPWVQKAQYLLFPTIYELEPQAIDALKAEFSIPIYTVGPAIPCFANGHIDASKHGYFQWLDNQPSASVLYISQGSFLSVSNEQFDEIAAGVGDSGVRFLWVQPRENGRLKELCGDRGLVLPWCDQLRVLQHPAIGGFWSHCGWNSTREGVFSGVPFLAFPIFMDQPLNGKFLVEEWKVGWRVKKEVKKDTLIRKNEIANLIRKFMDFDGDEVMRKRSRELKQLCHSAIASGGSSETDITAFLSNILHGAKPK; the protein is encoded by the exons ATGGCGCATCTGGTTGAACAACCACCAACCATGGCCTGCCACGTGGTAGCGGTGCCGTACCCAGGACGAGGTCACGTGAATCCCATGATGAACCTCTGCAAGTTGCTCCTCTCCAAAAACTCTCAAATCCTGGTAACCTTCGTCGTCACCGAAGAATGGCTCGGCTTCATCGACTCCGACACCAAACCCGACAACATCCGATTCGCCACAATCCCCAACGTTATTCCATCCGAAGAGGGTCGAGCCAAGGACTTCGTCACCTTCCTTGAAGCCGTTATGACCAAAATGGAGGCGCCCTTTGAAGACTTCCTCAACCGTCTTCACCTTCCACCCACAGTAATCATATACGACACTTTCCTCTACTGGGTGGTTCGCGTCGCCAACGCTAGAAACATTCCCGTGGCGTCGTTTTGGCCCATGTCCGCGTCGTTTTTCGCCGTGCTCAAACACTACCATCTTCTCCGGCGAAACGGCCACTACCCTGTAAACGTATCAG ATGGTGAGAAACGTGTGGATTATATTCCGGGGAACTCATCAATTCGTCTGGCAGATTTTCCACTCAGTGATGAAAGTTGGCGTAGTCGAAGATTGTTGGAATTGGCTTTGAATGTTATACCGTGGGTGCAGAAAGCGCAATATCTGTTATTCCCCACCATATATGAACTTGAGCCTCAAGCCATTGATGCTTTGAAAGCAGAGTTCTCTATACCTATTTACACTGTTGGCCCTGCCATTCCTTGTTTTGCCAATGGCCACATTGATGCCTCTAAACATGGCTACTTTCAGTGGCTTGACAACCAACCCTCTGCCTCTGTGTTGTACATTTCTCAAGGGAGCTTTCTTTCTGTTTCCAATGAACAGTTTGATGAAATTGCTGCTGGTGTGGGTGATAGTGGTGTTCGGTTCTTGTGGGTGCAACCCAGAGAAAATGGTAGGTTGAAAGAGCTGTGTGGGGATAGAGGACTAGTTTTGCCATGGTGTGACCAATTGAGGGTGTTGCAGCATCCTGCAATTGGTGGGTTTTGGTCTCATTGTGGCTGGAATTCTACTAGAGAAGGTGTTTTCAGTGGTGTTCCTTTTTTGGCATTTCCTATATTTATGGACCAACCCCTTAATGGTAAGTTTTTAGTGGAGGAATGGAAGGTGGGGTGGAGGGTGAAGAAGGAGGTAAAAAAGGACACTTTGATCAGAAAAAATGAAATTGCTAATCTTATAAGAAAATTCATGGATTTTGATGGTGATGAAGTGATGAGGAAAAGAAGCAGAGAGTTGAAACAGTTATGCCACAGTGCAATTGCAAGTGGGGGATCATCAGAAACTGATATCACTGCTTTTCTTTCAAATATATTACATGGTGCCAAGCCAAAGTAA
- the LOC137827101 gene encoding uncharacterized protein produces the protein MEALCLRWVNGWSWLKKPKVLRFVCLASSVVGLLCYVLSSSFNHLLGNRIWWKMLLYIVFSFIICLAVFFTQARSSSTSLRLEAHLAFLVLILTSVYSFWFDNVVKGKADAYSLISCAAFATMSLGLSNLTQLGFQIDLLYFFCGSLTVQLMKIKLWLVIGGGGFSYSLLQLRYCPRDTEGENLQLQVPHQKMHKSIYSLKAIRFHKMMAKYLPKLKGKIRPQIDIFDAPQVHILYENVSLTPTTERIATLYNSDGRH, from the exons ATGGAGGCTCTGTGTTTGAGGTGGGTGAATGGCTGGAGTTGGCTGAAGAAGCCAAAGGTACTGAGATTTGTATGTCTTGCTTCATCTGTTGTTGGACTCCTCTGTTATGTACTCAGTTCCTCTTTCAACCATTTACTAGGAAACCGGATCTGGTGGAAGATGCTTCTTTACATTGTTTTCAGTTTCATCATTTGCCTTGCCGTCTTCTTCACACAGGCCAGGTCCAGCTCCACCTCTCTCCGGCTGGAAGCACATTTAGCGTTTTTGGTTCTAATACTCACTTCCGTTTATTCCTTTTGGTTTGATAACGTGGTGAAGGGTAAAGCAGATGCATACAGCCTTATCTCTTGTGCTGCTTTTGCTACCATGTCGCTTGGCTTGTCAAATCTGACTCAACTCGGATTCCAGATTGATCTTCTATATTTCTTCTGCGGAAGTCTAACAGTGCAACTCATGAAGATCAAATTGTGGTTAGTGATTGGTGGAGGTGGCTTCAGTTATTCCCTCCTCCAGCTTCGTTACTGTCCGCGCGACACAGAAGGGGAGAATCTTCAGCTCCAG GTACCTCACCAGAAGATGCACAAGAGCATCTACTCACTCAAAGCAATTCGCTTCCACAAGATGATGGCGAAGTACCTCCCaaaactaaaaggaaaaattCGTCCGCAGATCGACATTTTCGACGCACCACAAGTGCATATATTGTACGAAAATGTGTCCCTGACGCCGACGACGGAACGAATAGCAACCCTATATAATTCTGATGGCAGGCATTGA
- the LOC137827100 gene encoding exocyst complex component EXO70B1-like, with amino-acid sequence MREVPHPDVNLVMDAYPSGIMRRLKESVKLMVEAGLEEECSEIYSKWRREFLQQCLRALGLQFQTPNNEDVEKWLKTCRAAGKILFPNERIFCDYLFSGFSDAAGVSYEKVCKELTIGLLSFVDTILTATLYQSNLLFSIVPKMSESLEELIPEFILPKFPELSFVDDLQKVRQRLVIVNRLRKIIYPNNVQAPVTDGRLHLITKEAMNYILRISEDIGGRWFRRSDHNENSTFWVVIGRMIELLESELEAKSKVYYTDPALSYVFMINNLSYIGQKMPDFKFDHDWFGQNTAKVKQNWNLYLRSSWNKLLDFLKFETNESMELMKDKLHLFNLHFEETCTIQSTLTVFDKQRRERIVKSIEALLLPEYGNFTDRFRAVFGNQAYDYIKFGIVDIQNCLSHLFLIDEEMDLQDKKIK; translated from the coding sequence ATGAGGGAAGTACCGCATCCTGACGTCAACTTGGTGATGGATGCATATCCATCGGGAATTATGAGGCGCCTTAAGGAAAGCGTGAAGCTGATGGTGGAAGCAGGTCTTGAGGAGGAATGCAGCGAGATTTACAGCAAATGGCGAAGGGAGTTTCTACAACAGTGTCTGCGGGCACTTGGGTTGCAATTTCAAACTCCCAATAATGAGGACGTTGAGAAGTGGTTAAAAACGTGCAGGGCAGCTGGGAAGATATTGTTTCCCAATGAAAGGATATTCTGCGATTACCTCTTTTCAGGGTTCTCTGACGCTGCGGGTGTCTCATACGAGAAGGTTTGCAAGGAACTAACCATTGGTCTCCTGAGTTTTGTCGATACCATCCTAACAGCAACACTTTATCAATCGAATCTTTTGTTTAGCATCGTACCTAAAATGTCGGAGTCATTGGAAGAGTTGATACCGGAGTTCATCTTACCGAAATTTCCCGAATTGTCGTTTGTAGATGATCTTCAAAAAGTTCGTCAAAGATTAGTTATTGTAAACAGGTTGAGGAAAATTATTTACCCTAATAATGTGCAGGCACCTGTTACCGACGGACGGCTTCATCTGATTACTAAAGAAGCAATGAACTACATCCTTAGAATTTCTGAAGATATTGGAGGGCGTTGGTTTCGCCGATCTGACCACAACGAAAATTCTACATTTTGGGTGGTGATAGGAAGGATGATTGAGTTGTTAGAGAGCGAGTTGGAAGCCAAGTCTAAAGTCTACTACACTGACCCCGCATTGTCCTATGTTTTTATGATCAATAATCTCAGCTACATAGGACAAAAGATGCCTGATTTCAAATTCGACCATGATTGGTTTGGACAAAACACAGCGAAGGTGAAACAAAACTGGAACCTCTATCTAAGAAGCTCGTGGAATAAGTTGTTGGACTTTTTGAAATTTGAGACAAATGAGTCAATGGAGTTAATGAAAGATAAACTCCATTTGTTCAACCTTCACTTTGAGGAGACATGCACAATTCAATCTACATTGACTGTCTTTGATAAACAACGGAGGGAACGAATAGTAAAATCCATAGAAGCACTCTTGTTGCCAGAATATGGAAATTTTACTGACAGGTTCCGAGCTGTTTTTGGTAATCAAGCTTATGATTATATTAAGTTCGGAATTGTAGACATTCAAAATTGTCTCAGCCATTTGTTTCTTATAGACGAGGAAATGGATCTGCaagacaagaaaataaaatga
- the LOC137827103 gene encoding LOB domain-containing protein 12-like, producing the protein MGGNSSPCASCKFLRRRCSQDCIFAPYFPSNDLCNFAIVHKVFGCSNIIKMLKDVPVDQRGDAVKSLVYEANARVRNPVYGCVGIISNLEIQVSELQMQLAVVQEEILSIKKQQEFTFTNAI; encoded by the exons ATGGGTGGTAATTCTTCCCCTTGTGCTTCCTGCAAGTTCTTGAGACGCCGTTGCTCTCAGGATTGCATCTTTGCTCCTTATTTTCCTTCCAATGATCTCTGCAACTTTGCCATTGTGCACAAGGTCTTTGGCTGCAGCAATATCATCAAAATGCTAAAG GATGTTCCAGTTGATCAAAGAGGAGATGCAGTGAAGAGTTTAGTTTATGAGGCAAATGCAAGAGTCAGAAACCCTGTTTATGGTTGTGTTGGAATCATATCTAACCTAGAAATTCAAGTTTCTGAGTTACAAATGCAGCTTGCAGTAGTTCAGGAAGAGATTCTCAGCATAAAAAAGCAGCAAGAATTTACCTTCACCAATGCTATATAA
- the LOC137827099 gene encoding UDP-glycosyltransferase 87A1-like: MHNSGGGGGSGGVCHLVAMPFPGRGHINPMMNLCKILASRRPKEILITFVVTEEWLGFIGSDPKPEAIRFAAIPNVVPNERHKAANFPAFYEAVMTNMEAPFDRLLDRLEPPPTAILGCVELRWPIALANRRNIPVAAFWTMSASFYSMLHHLDVFAQQRRLNVDKDTLDGEVENIPGISSAHLADLRTVLHENDQRVLQLALECISKVPKANYLLLTTVHELEAETIESLKAIFPFPIYPIGPAIPYLELGENPSSVNNDHNPDYIKWLDSQPPESVLYISLGSFLSVSSAQMDQIVEALNSSNVRYLWVARADASWLKDKCGDKGVVVPWCDQLKVLSHSSVGGFWSHCGWNSTLEALFAGVPMLTFPLFLDQVPNSSQIVDEWRNGCKVEQEKLDIEEIVAKEKIEKLVKRFIDHESQEGKQIRGRAREIRATCLKAIGTGGSSDGNLDAFIRDIS, from the exons ATGCATAACTCCGGCGGAGGCGGCGGAAGCGGCGGCGTATGCCACTTGGTGGCTATGCCGTTCCCGGGCAGAGGCCACATCAACCCCATGATGAACCTGTGCAAGATCCTGGCATCGAGAAGACCCAAGGAGATTCTCATAACCTTCGTGGTCACCGAGGAGTGGCTCGGCTTTATAGGCTCCGATCCCAAGCCGGAAGCCATTCGCTTCGCCGCCATCCCCAACGTCGTCCCTAACGAGCGCCACAAAGCCGCCAATTTTCCCGCTTTCTACGAAGCCGTCATGACAAACATGGAAGCGCCCTTCGATCGGCTCCTCGATCGGCTCGAGCCGCCGCCGACCGCGATTCTAGGCTGCGTTGAGCTGCGCTGGCCCATCGCCCTTGCAAATCGGAGGAATATTCCCGTGGCTGCGTTTTGGACCATGTCGGCGTCGTTTTACTCCATGCTGCATCACCTTGATGTCTTTGCACAACAACGGCGTTTGAACGTTGACAAAGATACGCTGG ATGGAGAAGTAGAGAACATTCCTGGAATTTCTTCGGCTCATTTGGCAGACCTTCGAACTGTGCTTCATGAAAATGATCAACGGGTCCTGCAGCTTGCATTGGAATGTATTTCGAAGGTTCCCAAAGCAAATTATCTTTTACTCACCACAGTCCATGAATTAGAAGCTGAAACAATTGAATCCTTAAAAGCTATATTTCCATTTCCAATATATCCTATTGGCCCTGCTATACCATATTTAGAATTAGGAGAAAACCCTTCTTCAGTGAACAATGATCATAACCCTGACTATATAAAATGGCTAGATTCTCAGCCTCCTGAATCGGTATTGTACATTTCTTTGGGCAGTTTCCTTTCAGTGTCTAGTGCTCAAATGGATCAAATTGTTGAGGCACTAAACAGTAGCAACGTTCGTTATCTTTGGGTGGCTAGAGCGGATGCTTCTTGGTTGAAAGACAAGTGTGGAGATAAGGGTGTGGTGGTGCCATGGTGTGACCAATTGAAGGTGTTGTCTCATTCTTCCGTAGGTGGATTCTGGAGCCATTGTGGATGGAATTCCACTCTTGAAGCTCTCTTTGCTGGTGTACCAATGCTCACATTCCCTCTTTTCTTGGATCAAGTTCCAAATAGCAGCCAAATTGTAGATGAGTGGAGGAATGGGTGTAAGGTGGAACAAGAGAAGTTGGACATTGAAGAGATTGTGGCAAAAGAAAAGATAGAAAAGCTGGTTAAGAGGTTTATAGATCATGAAAGCCAAGAGGGAAAGCAGATCAGAGGCAGGGCAAGGGAAATCAGGGCCACGTGTCTCAAAGCCATTGGCACAGGTGGGTCCTCAGATGGGAACCTTGATGCATTTATTAGAGACATTTCCTAA
- the LOC137825435 gene encoding uncharacterized protein: MESVYLRWLKKPMVLRLVCLASSVVGVICYALSSTFNHLLGNWTWWKILLYIVFSFIICLAVFFSPKRSSTTSLRLEAHLAYLVLIVTSVSSFLFDNAAKGKPDAFSLISCAAFATMPLGLSNLTQLGFWVDLLYFFSGSLIVQLMKMNLWLVIVGGGFSYCLLQLQLRYHPHDTQDHNNLQLQVQNQVIIQIDDLERQISQQANAHDVDSTVGTSPEDGDLLRQSNSHPQDDGLIMQQHLMNCIKENQMLRKIIYPKNVQTPVTDGGLHLMITKEAILRLAYVFRINKLSHIGKKRHDLKFDHDWFRQKVEQNCNLYLRNKFLKLETNESAEADLTAELMKDKLHFEETCTLQSTWTVSHKPQREPIVKSIEPFL; encoded by the coding sequence atggagtCTGTTTATTTGAGATGGCTGAAGAAACCAATGGTACTGAGACTTGTATGTCTTGCTTCATCAGTTGTTGGAGTGATCTGTTATGCACTCAGTTCCACTTTCAACCATTTACTGGGAAACTGGACCTGGTGGAAGATCCTTCTTTACATTGTTTTCAGTTTCATCATTTGCCTTGCCGTCTTCTTCTCACCGAAAAGGTCCAGCACCACCTCTCTCCGGCTGGAAGCTCATTTAGCATATTTGGTTCTAATAGTCACTTCTGTTTCTTCCTTTTTGTTTGATAACGCGGCGAAGGGTAAACCAGATGCATTCAGCCTTATCTCCTGTGCTGCTTTTGCTACCATGCCGCTTGGCTTGTCAAATCTGACTCAACTCGGATTTTGGGTTGATCTACTATACTTCTTCTCTGGAAGTCTAATAGTACAACTCATGAAGATGAACTTGTGGTTAGTCATTGTTGGAGGGGGCTTCAGTTATTGCCTCCTTCAGCTCCAACTTCGTTACCATCCGCACGACACACAAGACCATAATAATCTTCAGCTCCAGGTCCAAAATCAAGTAATCATTCAAATTGATGATTTAGAGAGGCAAATCTCACAACAAGCTAATGCTCATGATGTTGATAGTACTGTAGGTACCTCACCAGAAGATGGGGATCTACTCAGGCAAAGCAATTCACATCCACAAGATGATGGTCTTATCATGCAACAACACCtcatgaattgtataaaggagAATCAGATGTTGAGGAAAATTATTTACCCTAAGAATGTGCAGACACCTGTTACCGACGGAGGGCTTCATCTGATGATTACTAAAGAAGCAATCCTTAGATTGGCCTATGTTTTTAGGATCAATAAACTCAGCCACATAGGAAAAAAGAGGCATGATTTGAAATTCGACCATGATTGGTTTCGACAAAAGGTGGAACAAAACTGCAACCTCTATCTAAGGAATAAGTTTTTGAAACTTGAGACAAATGAGTCAGCGGAAGCAGATTTGACAGCGGAGTTAATGAAAGATAAACTCCACTTTGAGGAGACATGCACACTTCAATCTACATGGACTGTCTCTCATAAACCACAGAGGGAACCAATAGTAAAATCCATAGAACCCTtcttataa
- the LOC137826568 gene encoding protein CHLOROPLAST IMPORT APPARATUS 2 isoform X2 has protein sequence MGCTSLLRSPKKEEQEVPDAFTYEDFNILEELEGVFNSKEEQELLQQNSSSGELHWDFMEWEELAPFGEEGEDENEGKEQVTESMSQYPFEEQQIKRENIVGFWEMDDEKMLSLNLNLNYQEVLDAWSNRGSLWADECSLSLATNNSCYNGEVPVLEEERARREASVLRYKEKRQNRLFSKKIRYQVRKLNADKRPRIKGRFVKRH, from the exons ATGGGATGCACTTCACTACTGAGAAGCCCCAAGAAGGAAGAACAAGAGGTACCAGATGCTTTCAC CTATGAAGATTTCAATATTTTGGAGGAACTGGAAGGGGTCTTCAACTCCAAGGAGGAACAAGAGTTGCTGCAACAGAACTCTTCAAGTGGGGAACTTCATTGGGATTTCATGGAATGGGAGGAATTGGCCCCCTTTGGAGAGGAAGGAGAAGATGAAAACGAAGGGAAAGAACAGGTGACAGAGAGCATGAGCCAGTACCCTTTTGAGGAGCAGCAGATAAAGAGAGAAAACATAGTTGGGTTCTGGGAAATGGATGATGAGAAGATGCTGTCTTTGAACTTGAACTTGAACTATCAAGAGGTTTTGGATGCATGGTCTAACCGAGGCTCTCTCTGGGCTGATGAATGCTCTCTTTCATTGGCCACCAATAATAGCTGCTAT AATGGAGAAGTGCCAGTGTTGGAAGAAGAGAGAGCAAGAAGAGAAGCAAGTGTTCTTAGATACAAAGAGAAGCGTCAGAACAGATTGTTCTCAAAGAAGATAAGATACCAAGTTCGGAAACTAAACGCTGATAAAAGACCAAGAATCAAG GGTCGCTTTGTGAAGAGACACTGA
- the LOC137824266 gene encoding UDP-glycosyltransferase 87A1-like isoform X1, with protein MAHLVEQPPTMACHVVAVPYPGRGHVNPMMNLCKLLLSKNSQILVTFVVTEEWLGFIDSDTKPDNIRFATIPNVIPSEEGRAKDFVTFLEAVMTKMEAPFEDFLNRLHLPPTVIIYDTFLYWVVRVANARNIPVASFWPMSASFFAVLKHYHLLRRNGHYPVNVSEDGEKRVDYIPGNSSIRLADFPLSDESWRSRRLLELALNVIPWVQKAQYLLFPTIYELEPQAIDALKAEFSIPIYTVGPAIPCFANGHIDASKHGYFQWLDNQPSASVLYISQGSFLSVSNEQFDEIAAGVGDSGVRFLWVQPRENGRLKELCGDRGLVLPWCDQLRVLQHPAIGGFWSHCGWNSTREGVFSGVPFLAFPIFMDQPLNGKFLVEEWKVGWRVKKEVKKDTLIRKNEIANLIRKFMDFDGDEVMRKRSRELKQLCHSAIASGGSSETDITAFLSNILHGAKPK; from the exons ATGGCGCATCTGGTTGAACAACCACCAACCATGGCCTGCCACGTGGTAGCGGTGCCGTACCCAGGACGAGGTCACGTGAATCCCATGATGAACCTCTGCAAGTTGCTCCTCTCCAAAAACTCTCAAATCCTGGTAACCTTCGTCGTCACCGAAGAATGGCTCGGCTTCATCGACTCCGACACCAAACCCGACAACATCCGATTCGCCACAATCCCCAACGTTATTCCATCCGAAGAGGGTCGAGCCAAGGACTTCGTCACCTTCCTTGAAGCCGTTATGACCAAAATGGAGGCGCCCTTTGAAGACTTCCTCAACCGTCTTCACCTTCCACCCACAGTAATCATATACGACACTTTCCTCTACTGGGTGGTTCGCGTCGCCAACGCTAGAAACATTCCCGTGGCGTCGTTTTGGCCCATGTCCGCGTCGTTTTTCGCCGTGCTCAAACACTACCATCTTCTCCGGCGAAACGGCCACTACCCTGTAAACGTATCAG AAGATGGTGAGAAACGTGTGGATTATATTCCGGGGAACTCATCAATTCGTCTGGCAGATTTTCCACTCAGTGATGAAAGTTGGCGTAGTCGAAGATTGTTGGAATTGGCTTTGAATGTTATACCGTGGGTGCAGAAAGCGCAATATCTGTTATTCCCCACCATATATGAACTTGAGCCTCAAGCCATTGATGCTTTGAAAGCAGAGTTCTCTATACCTATTTACACTGTTGGCCCTGCCATTCCTTGTTTTGCCAATGGCCACATTGATGCCTCTAAACATGGCTACTTTCAGTGGCTTGACAACCAACCCTCTGCCTCTGTGTTGTACATTTCTCAAGGGAGCTTTCTTTCTGTTTCCAATGAACAGTTTGATGAAATTGCTGCTGGTGTGGGTGATAGTGGTGTTCGGTTCTTGTGGGTGCAACCCAGAGAAAATGGTAGGTTGAAAGAGCTGTGTGGGGATAGAGGACTAGTTTTGCCATGGTGTGACCAATTGAGGGTGTTGCAGCATCCTGCAATTGGTGGGTTTTGGTCTCATTGTGGCTGGAATTCTACTAGAGAAGGTGTTTTCAGTGGTGTTCCTTTTTTGGCATTTCCTATATTTATGGACCAACCCCTTAATGGTAAGTTTTTAGTGGAGGAATGGAAGGTGGGGTGGAGGGTGAAGAAGGAGGTAAAAAAGGACACTTTGATCAGAAAAAATGAAATTGCTAATCTTATAAGAAAATTCATGGATTTTGATGGTGATGAAGTGATGAGGAAAAGAAGCAGAGAGTTGAAACAGTTATGCCACAGTGCAATTGCAAGTGGGGGATCATCAGAAACTGATATCACTGCTTTTCTTTCAAATATATTACATGGTGCCAAGCCAAAGTAA